In a genomic window of uncultured Flavobacterium sp.:
- a CDS encoding ABC transporter substrate-binding protein → MEDIIKIGILIPKSQQYPTLDKDFMRGLKLNNLNVKFFVESIGIGADEKMIIDKIQKLNFQEDISIIVGFFGHYNMTEVYNYASKNDILLLAADTGATMPYETSPYKGVYINSFGLTESCYHLGTYLIAKNYQKVVTSTSFYDSGYGMLAAIEYAFKENPIFSGHYITPFVPREDESEYMGQFINSYEPDAVFAFYSGLYAKENADFVSQNKITKKYPFYVTPFFINDKIIEDYKNEPHDLYVVSSWMQNDSDNSNFTEDYKNKYSEVPTVFSILGYENGLILENLLLNAENNLNTSSLINLISKLNITGPRGNIKFDKDTNRTIFNHYMYKLNFDSSNDISFNKIETFVNDGQFTRAFNSFTKPDYVGGWQNAYLCH, encoded by the coding sequence ATGGAAGATATTATTAAAATAGGAATTCTAATTCCAAAATCACAACAATACCCTACCCTGGACAAAGATTTTATGAGAGGATTAAAACTTAATAATCTCAATGTGAAGTTTTTTGTGGAAAGTATTGGTATTGGTGCTGATGAAAAAATGATAATTGATAAAATACAAAAATTAAATTTTCAAGAGGATATATCTATTATTGTTGGTTTTTTTGGGCATTATAACATGACTGAAGTTTATAACTATGCCTCCAAAAACGATATACTATTGCTTGCTGCAGATACCGGAGCAACTATGCCTTATGAAACATCTCCTTATAAAGGTGTTTATATAAATTCTTTTGGATTAACGGAATCCTGTTATCATTTAGGAACTTATTTAATCGCCAAAAACTATCAAAAAGTCGTAACCTCAACTTCATTTTATGATTCGGGTTATGGTATGCTGGCGGCAATTGAATATGCTTTTAAAGAAAATCCAATTTTTTCAGGCCACTACATCACTCCTTTTGTGCCCAGAGAAGATGAATCTGAATACATGGGACAGTTTATTAATTCGTATGAACCTGATGCTGTTTTTGCTTTCTACAGTGGTTTGTATGCAAAAGAAAATGCTGATTTTGTAAGTCAAAATAAAATCACTAAAAAGTATCCGTTTTATGTTACTCCGTTTTTTATCAATGATAAAATTATTGAAGATTATAAAAATGAACCGCACGATCTTTATGTAGTGAGTTCATGGATGCAAAATGATAGTGATAACAGCAATTTTACTGAGGATTATAAAAATAAATACTCAGAGGTCCCAACAGTCTTTTCTATTTTGGGATATGAAAATGGACTTATATTAGAAAACCTTCTTCTAAATGCAGAAAACAATCTTAATACAAGTTCTTTAATTAACCTGATTAGCAAATTGAATATTACTGGACCAAGAGGCAATATTAAATTTGATAAGGACACTAACAGAACAATATTTAATCATTATATGTATAAATTAAATTTTGATTCTTCTAACGATATAAGCTTTAATAAAATTGAAACATTTGTAAATGACGGGCAATTTACCAGAGCTTTTAATTCATTTACTAAGCCCGATTATGTAGGCGGATGGCAAAATGCCTATTTATGTCATTAA